A genomic segment from Roseibium algicola encodes:
- a CDS encoding formate dehydrogenase subunit delta translates to MSPEKMVYMANQIATFFKTQPGVDQAEKVANHLKDFWEPRMRDQLRAHVEAGGAGLDAVVLESVRRL, encoded by the coding sequence ATGTCGCCTGAAAAGATGGTCTATATGGCCAACCAGATCGCCACCTTCTTCAAGACCCAGCCAGGCGTTGACCAGGCGGAGAAGGTCGCGAACCATCTTAAGGACTTCTGGGAGCCGCGCATGCGCGACCAGTTGAGAGCCCATGTGGAAGCCGGCGGTGCCGGTCTCGACGCGGTCGTCCTGGAAAGCGTGCGCAGGCTCTGA